A genomic window from Brassica oleracea var. oleracea cultivar TO1000 chromosome C8, BOL, whole genome shotgun sequence includes:
- the LOC106310034 gene encoding uncharacterized protein LOC106310034: MAPRRKISKEDVIEKLKDDGDFDSLRLQIIRRLKDNEELRNKMISVVKESTALNRPDAQTMKTRQLSDAIFQEVGSKMLSQLSDGLWGIIRSEDGMKNEIRETVQSVYTTLSNPGGVQEGPSNTRESEHNIPTSSTLLHLGNEFGPSSKQKQELIYVQENKGEAACSSSTNNRVSYTDNNNNINCDDDDDEEDEEDPELPPGFA; the protein is encoded by the exons ATGGCTCCGAGGAGGAAGATAAGCAAGGAAGATGTTATAGAGAAGCTTAAGGACGACGGTGATTTCGACAGCCTCCGCCTCCAAATCATACGCCGCCTCAAGGATAAC GAGGAACTACGAAACAAGATGATATCAGTTGTCAAGGAGTCAACAGCTTTGAATCGACCGGATGCTCAAACTATGAAAACCAGGCAACTCTCTGATGCCATTTTCCAAGAAGTTGG GAGCAAGATGTTGAGCCAACTCTCAGATGGGTTGTGGGGGATTATAAGATCAGAAGACGGGATGAAGAACGAGATCAGAGAAACCGTGCAATCCGTCTACACTACATTATCTAACCCTGGAGGCGTTCAAGAGGGACCATCCAACACCAGAGAATCAGAACATAACATCCCAACCTCCTCGACTCTTCTCCATTTAGGTAACGAGTTTGGTCCATCAAGTAAACAGAAGCAAGAACTGATTTATGTACAAGAAAACAAAGGAGAAGCAGCATGTAGTAGTAGCACTAACAACAGAGTTAGTTACACTGACAACAACAACAACATCAACTGTGATGATGATGATGATGAAGAAGATGAAGAAGATCCTGAACTCCCTCCTGGTTTTGCCTAA
- the LOC106310063 gene encoding copper chaperone for superoxide dismutase, chloroplastic/cytosolic isoform X1, which yields MAFILRSVATTTATVVAASAILNAIAFSYPLLLPPTNLEPQSLNFSRPSPRGLGLARSFASSPMTTVPASDSSNLSQEDGVMPQLLTEFMVDMKCEGCVNAVKSKLQTIEGIEKVDMDLANQVVRILGSSPVKTMSLALEQTSRKARLIGQGVPQDFLVSAAVAEFKGPDIFGVVRFAQVSMELARIEANFTGLSPGNHSWSINEYGDLTNGAASTGNLYNPFQDPTITEPLGDLGTLEADQSGEAFYSGKKEKLKVADLIGRALVVYKTEDKKSGPGLTAAVIARSAGVGENYKKLCTCDGTVIWEATNSDFVTSSV from the exons ATGGCATTTATTCTACGGTCAGTGGCAACGACCACAGCCACCGTAGTTGCTGCGTCTGCGATTCTAAACGCGATCGCCTTCTCCTATCCTCTTCTTCTTCCGCCTACCAACCTTGAACCTCAATCTCTCAATTTCTCCCGACCGTCTCCACGTGGCTTGGGGCTTGCACGAAGCTTTGCTAGCTCTCCCATGACGACCGTCCCAGCTTCTGATAGTAGTAATCTCTCTCAG GAGGATGGTGTCATGCCTCAGCTCCTT ACTGAGTTTATGGTGGATATGAAGTGTGAGGGTTGTGTTAACGCCGTGAAGAGCAAGTTACAAACCATTGAAG GGATTGAAAAAGTGGATATGGATTTGGCTAACCAAGTTGTGAGGATACTTGGATCTTCCCCTGTTAAGACTATGAGTCTAGCTTTGGAGCAAACCAGTCGAAAAGCTCGTTTGATTGGCCAAGGTGTTCCTCAAG ACTTCTTAGTCTCGGCTGCAGTGGCGGAGTTCAAAGGCCCAGACATCTTTGGGGTAGTAAGATTTGCTCAGGTGAGTATGGAGCTTGCAAGGATTGAAGCCAACTTCACAGGCTTGTCTCCCGGAAACCACAGTTGGTCTATCAACGAGTATGGAGATCTCACAAACGGAGCAGCTAGCACAGGGAACTTGTACAACCCATTTCAAGATCCTACAATCACAGAG CCATTGGGCGACCTGGGAACACTAGAGGCAGACCAAAGCGGAGAGGCGTTTTATTCTGGAAAGAAAGAGAAGCTCAAGGTTGCTGATCTTATAGGGCGAGCTTTGGTGGTTTACAAGACAGAGGATAAGAAGTCAGGACCGGGATTGACAGCTGCAGTGATTGCTAGAAGCGCAGGAGTTGGAGAAAACTACAAAAAGCTTTGTACTTGTGATGGTACTGTCATTTGGGAAGCTACAAACAGTGATTTCGTGACCAGTAGCGTTTAG
- the LOC106310063 gene encoding copper chaperone for superoxide dismutase, chloroplastic/cytosolic isoform X2 has product MPQLLTEFMVDMKCEGCVNAVKSKLQTIEGIEKVDMDLANQVVRILGSSPVKTMSLALEQTSRKARLIGQGVPQDFLVSAAVAEFKGPDIFGVVRFAQVSMELARIEANFTGLSPGNHSWSINEYGDLTNGAASTGNLYNPFQDPTITEPLGDLGTLEADQSGEAFYSGKKEKLKVADLIGRALVVYKTEDKKSGPGLTAAVIARSAGVGENYKKLCTCDGTVIWEATNSDFVTSSV; this is encoded by the exons ATGCCTCAGCTCCTT ACTGAGTTTATGGTGGATATGAAGTGTGAGGGTTGTGTTAACGCCGTGAAGAGCAAGTTACAAACCATTGAAG GGATTGAAAAAGTGGATATGGATTTGGCTAACCAAGTTGTGAGGATACTTGGATCTTCCCCTGTTAAGACTATGAGTCTAGCTTTGGAGCAAACCAGTCGAAAAGCTCGTTTGATTGGCCAAGGTGTTCCTCAAG ACTTCTTAGTCTCGGCTGCAGTGGCGGAGTTCAAAGGCCCAGACATCTTTGGGGTAGTAAGATTTGCTCAGGTGAGTATGGAGCTTGCAAGGATTGAAGCCAACTTCACAGGCTTGTCTCCCGGAAACCACAGTTGGTCTATCAACGAGTATGGAGATCTCACAAACGGAGCAGCTAGCACAGGGAACTTGTACAACCCATTTCAAGATCCTACAATCACAGAG CCATTGGGCGACCTGGGAACACTAGAGGCAGACCAAAGCGGAGAGGCGTTTTATTCTGGAAAGAAAGAGAAGCTCAAGGTTGCTGATCTTATAGGGCGAGCTTTGGTGGTTTACAAGACAGAGGATAAGAAGTCAGGACCGGGATTGACAGCTGCAGTGATTGCTAGAAGCGCAGGAGTTGGAGAAAACTACAAAAAGCTTTGTACTTGTGATGGTACTGTCATTTGGGAAGCTACAAACAGTGATTTCGTGACCAGTAGCGTTTAG